The following are encoded in a window of Roseimicrobium gellanilyticum genomic DNA:
- the recD2 gene encoding SF1B family DNA helicase RecD2, protein MSPDSRATLRGVVERVTFHTEETGYCILKVRPEKGGGGELVTVLGNTPRVVPGEEIEARGAWVQNAEYGRQFKAEHMKLARPKSLDGLVHYLGSGLIEGIGSKYAKRIVDKFGTEVFDIIENTSARLQEVEGIGKKRRTEIRDSWMKQKAVHSIMVFLHEQGISTSRALRIYKTYGEEAVQVLQQNPYRLAADIHGVGFKTADSIAAQMGMAKDAPPRIRAGILYALDEASGSGHTCLPRPLLLENAAKMLDAALELVELQLEGLLAAAEVVQEHIGGEERVFLATLHHAEKRVAMRLRTLLERPATHPPMDEDKAIAWCQQKTGLALAESQQRAVKEALRQRMLIITGGPGVGKTTIVNTVLTILRAKKVRTVLAAPTGRAAQRLGESTGLEARTLHRLLEYQGEGVWGRNQNKRLDGDLFVIDECSMVDTQLMSRLLDALPEEAHLLLVGDADQLPSVGAGAVLHDCISSDVVPVVKLTEIFRQAAQSRIITAAHSINHGLMPDLKPSAEADFFFLERNSGEEIQQTIVQLMKERLPARYGFDPAKDIQVLCPMNRQLLGTRAFNEVLQDALNAGHEMQFEVERFGIKYRAGDKVIQTRNNYDKGVFNGDIGHIRTVESEPVKITVAFDDLLVEYEPGELDELQLAYAITIHKSQGSEFPCVIIPLAMAQFIMLERSLIYTAVTRGRRLVIVVGEQKALGTAVRNGEGRRRYTGLRERLGKG, encoded by the coding sequence ATGTCACCTGACTCCCGCGCCACCCTGCGAGGGGTGGTGGAGCGCGTGACGTTTCACACGGAGGAAACCGGCTACTGCATCCTGAAGGTGCGCCCCGAAAAGGGAGGCGGGGGCGAACTCGTGACCGTGCTGGGCAACACCCCACGCGTAGTACCCGGAGAGGAAATTGAGGCCCGCGGTGCCTGGGTGCAAAACGCGGAGTACGGCCGCCAATTCAAAGCTGAGCACATGAAGCTGGCGCGGCCCAAATCTCTCGACGGCCTCGTGCACTACCTCGGCAGCGGGCTCATTGAAGGCATCGGCTCGAAGTACGCGAAACGCATCGTGGACAAATTCGGCACGGAAGTCTTCGACATCATTGAGAACACTTCCGCGCGGCTGCAGGAGGTGGAGGGCATCGGCAAGAAGCGTCGCACAGAGATTCGTGACTCGTGGATGAAGCAAAAGGCGGTGCACAGCATCATGGTCTTCCTCCATGAGCAGGGCATCAGCACCTCTCGCGCCCTGCGCATCTACAAGACCTACGGGGAGGAGGCGGTGCAGGTGCTGCAGCAGAATCCCTACCGGCTCGCGGCAGACATCCACGGAGTGGGATTCAAGACGGCGGACAGCATCGCTGCGCAAATGGGCATGGCGAAGGATGCACCCCCGCGCATCCGCGCCGGCATTCTCTATGCGCTGGATGAGGCCTCTGGCTCCGGACACACCTGCCTGCCACGACCTCTCCTGCTGGAGAATGCCGCAAAGATGCTCGATGCTGCACTGGAGCTGGTAGAGCTGCAACTCGAAGGCCTGCTCGCCGCTGCGGAAGTGGTGCAAGAACACATCGGGGGTGAAGAGCGCGTGTTCCTGGCCACACTGCACCACGCGGAGAAGAGGGTAGCCATGCGTTTGCGCACGCTGCTGGAGCGCCCCGCAACTCATCCACCGATGGATGAAGACAAGGCCATCGCCTGGTGCCAGCAGAAGACCGGGCTGGCACTCGCGGAGAGCCAGCAGCGCGCGGTGAAAGAGGCTCTGCGACAGCGGATGCTCATCATCACCGGCGGCCCGGGCGTGGGGAAGACGACGATCGTAAATACGGTGCTCACCATCCTGCGCGCCAAGAAGGTGCGCACGGTGCTAGCCGCACCCACGGGCCGCGCAGCGCAGCGCCTCGGCGAGAGCACCGGTCTGGAGGCACGCACGCTGCACCGCCTGCTGGAGTACCAGGGTGAAGGCGTCTGGGGTCGCAACCAGAACAAACGCCTCGATGGCGACCTCTTCGTCATCGACGAGTGCTCCATGGTGGACACGCAGCTCATGTCCCGCCTGCTGGATGCCCTGCCGGAGGAGGCGCATCTGTTGCTTGTGGGAGATGCAGACCAGCTCCCCAGCGTGGGTGCGGGTGCGGTGCTGCATGACTGCATCAGCAGTGATGTGGTGCCCGTGGTGAAGCTCACCGAAATTTTCCGCCAGGCTGCGCAGAGCCGCATCATCACCGCGGCGCACAGCATCAATCACGGTCTGATGCCAGACCTGAAACCTTCAGCGGAAGCGGACTTCTTCTTCCTGGAGCGCAACAGTGGCGAGGAGATTCAGCAGACCATCGTGCAGCTCATGAAAGAGCGCCTGCCCGCGCGGTATGGTTTCGACCCTGCGAAAGACATCCAGGTGCTATGCCCCATGAACCGCCAGCTTCTCGGCACACGCGCTTTTAACGAAGTGCTGCAGGATGCGCTGAATGCCGGACACGAGATGCAATTCGAAGTGGAGCGCTTCGGCATCAAATACCGAGCCGGTGACAAGGTCATCCAAACGCGAAACAACTACGACAAGGGTGTCTTCAATGGGGACATCGGTCACATCCGCACCGTCGAGAGCGAGCCGGTAAAAATCACTGTGGCGTTCGATGACCTGCTGGTGGAGTACGAGCCGGGTGAATTGGATGAGTTGCAACTCGCCTACGCCATCACCATCCACAAGTCGCAGGGCAGCGAGTTCCCGTGTGTGATCATTCCGCTTGCGATGGCACAGTTCATCATGCTGGAGCGCAGTTTGATTTACACTGCGGTCACGCGCGGACGGCGATTGGTAATCGTGGTGGGTGAGCAGAAGGCTCTCGGCACGGCGGTGCGCAATGGTGAGGGAAGAAGGAGATATACGGGATTAAGGGAGAGGCTGGG